A region of the Vibrio rumoiensis genome:
TTAAATCCGTAAACATGACATCCGCTCTTTTATCCCGAATCGCGCGTAAAGTTTCAAAGTTATCTTTCTTACGTTGGATAATGGCATGCTTGATGTGTGTATTTACATACATTTCATTGGTACCACCAGGATTGACAGCCACTTTTACATTGGGCTGATCGATATCTTCTAGCGATTGAAATTCTAATTTTTTACTACAATGTGTCAGAGCAATTTTGCCATTTTTAGCCACGGAATTAGATAATGCGAATTGTTGTGCTCTCTGAGGCGTTTTGGTCACTCCACCCGCCGCGATATCAAATTTATCCGCTAAAAGATCAGAGCTCAATGTTGGCCATGTCGTGGCAACAAACGTGACATTAAGCCCTAAAGATTGAGCTAACTTCTCAGTCATATCAACATCAAAGCCGACCAGCGTCCCCATTTTATTGCGAAATGACAACGGTGAATAATCTCCAGTAAGTCCTATGCGCAATTCACCACTTTGCTTTATTTCATCCCAAGTCCTCGCATGAGACGAGCTAATTGAACCTAAGGTACAAGTAACAAGTAGACAAGTGACAAAACTCATCCAGCACGGTTTCTTTTTCATCATAATAACTTCCATGTTTAAAACGTTTGGGTGTTTCGACGATTGACAGCAGCCCCTTTGCTTTTTATTTCAATCATCATATATCCAATAACATTGGAATAAGTATAACAACAGAAAGCGCATGAAAACTCTATTGGTTTTCGTAATAAATAAGAAGATTATTCTATTTTAACGGGGACTAACGTATTGATGATAGTAGAAGTAAAATATATTGGATAAATGACGGAACAGGCAGGAAAATAAAAACAAACTCCTCCTTGAGCCTGCGATTACAAAAAAGCGATTAATGACGAGTAAAGCTTGGTAGCTCATCGATAAAATGATGCTCTTTTTCTATTACACCAGCCTTCTCTCGTTGCTGGCCAAGTTCCGGAGCATTTAAAAATGCTTTAGCTTTTTTCTGATCAAAGACTTTAAACATACAAAAAACATTAAACTCCGTTTCAGTGGATGATGTTTCATGCCAAAGACTTTTAAGCATTAACCCTGCTTCTTCATAGGAAATGGTGTTTACATTGAAGTAATCACGCCATACCTGATAGTCCATGATTTTATTTCTACATAAAAGATACATAATAAAACCTAGTTGATTATATACCCAAGTGGCTTCAAGATGCCGAATTCAGAGCTATCATCCGAACCTTTAGACAAGGATGATTGGCGAAGGAATGTAAGCACCTTTCAAACCAATCTGACGCAGCCTTTCTCTTATAACTTTCTCTTATAAAAAGAGGCGATTTGGATGAAGCTCCCGAAGGGCAAGTTAAAACAAGCTTTATGCGGCGTTAAATTGAACAGAGATAGAATGACTATAATCCTATTCAATTTGCCTTGCTTACCGCTTGTTTTATTCTTACTGAAACTCGCCTCTTGATGTTACTTGGGTATAACAGTTACTCACTTTCAGTGGGCGGCTATTTAATGCCATTTGTTTCAATGGTTCAAGCATTGGTGATTAAATTATCAACAACCCTTCCCAAGAAAAGCGACTTCTTTGATATAACTCAACTAATCTTCACCCTTTCAGTGCCTTTAGCTGTCTATCATGCCACTTAGCCATCACAATAAGGCAAGTTATCGCACCAAATAGAGCAAAAGCCATATCCGACTGTGTATCCCATACGTAGCCTTGAGTACCGAGGAATGCTTCTGCATTTTCCCCCGTTGCGACCGCTACCCACCATTCGATTAACTCGTAAAAAGCACTAAAGGCTAAACAAACCGATACCGCAAACAAGTTCATCCAGGCTTTACCATTAACAATATTGAGTCTAAGCAGTAACTCTCGAGCAATTAAGGCAGGAACAAAACCTTGAGCAAAATGACCGAGTTTGTCGTAATTATTTCGAGTAGCACCGAAGAGATGATCGAACAGAGGCACTTCAGCATACGTATAATGGCCACCGACCATCAAAATAATGCAATGGATAAGAATGAAGAAATAAAGCAATGAAGTCAGCTTAAAACGCTGATAGGTGAAAAGTAATAGCGCTGCCCCAATAAGTGCGGGCAATACTTCTAAAAACCATGTGAAGGTATCTTTCGGGTCAAGTGCCGACCATACAAACGTCACTACAAACACCAGTGCCCATAAAACTCTTCCCATCACCTATCCTCTCATGCCCTTAAATAGCAAAACGCACAACGTAATGTTGTGCGTTTTTTAAACTCTTAATACTAAATTTTGTAAATCCCATCTTTGTCTATGCGGATTTTACCTTGCTTATATAATCCACCGATGGTCTTCTTAAATGTCCCTTTACTGGTACGAAACACGGTGAAAATCGCTTCTGGTGTAGATTTATCACTCAACGGTAAAAAACCGCCTTTGCTTTCTAATACATGCATGACCTTCTCACTAAGATCATCCATCTTCGCCACACCAATTTTCTGCAAAGAAAGATTGATACGACCATCTTCTCGAATCTCTTTGATAAAGCCTTTAAGTCGTTTACCAACAAACAATTTGCCGAAGACATCTGATTTAAAGATCACGCCCCAATGCTCACCATTAATAATAGCTTTGAAACCTAGGTCGGTACGTTCTGCAATCAGCAGGTCAACCTGTTGGTTAATTTCATAGTTAGCAGGGGCTTTATCTAATAGTTTATTAAATTTGGTGGTGCCAACAATACGACCAGAGGCCTTATCAGAGTAGACATAAACTAATATGTTTTGTCCTTCATTTAATGGCACACGTTGATTGCTAAAAGGTACCAATAAATCTTTCTTATCAATGCCCCAATCGACAAACGCGCCAATATTATTCACACCAACCACGTGCATCATTGCCCACTCACCGACTTGTGCAAGTGGTTTTTCTGTTGTAGCAG
Encoded here:
- a CDS encoding transporter substrate-binding domain-containing protein, giving the protein MMKKKPCWMSFVTCLLVTCTLGSISSSHARTWDEIKQSGELRIGLTGDYSPLSFRNKMGTLVGFDVDMTEKLAQSLGLNVTFVATTWPTLSSDLLADKFDIAAGGVTKTPQRAQQFALSNSVAKNGKIALTHCSKKLEFQSLEDIDQPNVKVAVNPGGTNEMYVNTHIKHAIIQRKKDNFETLRAIRDKRADVMFTDLIEGRYYQRNESGVFCIASEDVLEGTESYKVYMMNKNNIELLDRVNEWLGSGVKRRLATQWEIVQ
- a CDS encoding DUF2238 domain-containing protein; the encoded protein is MGRVLWALVFVVTFVWSALDPKDTFTWFLEVLPALIGAALLLFTYQRFKLTSLLYFFILIHCIILMVGGHYTYAEVPLFDHLFGATRNNYDKLGHFAQGFVPALIARELLLRLNIVNGKAWMNLFAVSVCLAFSAFYELIEWWVAVATGENAEAFLGTQGYVWDTQSDMAFALFGAITCLIVMAKWHDRQLKALKG
- a CDS encoding CvfB family protein, translating into MINIGQINTLKVTKQADFGVFLDADDYGSVLLPNKFVPEGTNIGDDVDVMLYFDSDNQLSATTEKPLAQVGEWAMMHVVGVNNIGAFVDWGIDKKDLLVPFSNQRVPLNEGQNILVYVYSDKASGRIVGTTKFNKLLDKAPANYEINQQVDLLIAERTDLGFKAIINGEHWGVIFKSDVFGKLFVGKRLKGFIKEIREDGRINLSLQKIGVAKMDDLSEKVMHVLESKGGFLPLSDKSTPEAIFTVFRTSKGTFKKTIGGLYKQGKIRIDKDGIYKI